CAGGTTTGAGATTACCATCTTCGTTCAGGCGGATACGGATGGCCGCCTTGCAAAATTCAATGATGAACTCCCAAGTAGCATCCTTGTCTTCCGGCCCGTGCCCGACACTGCCTTCCATCATCATAGCCATCGCCGCATTTCTCTTCTTGCGCATTGTTGCAAAAGCTTGGTCCTGATGCTGGCGATGAAACCAGCCATCTAGCATACCATGCATAATCAAAGATGGAACCTTTTCGGTATTAGGGAATTGCAGGTAGTTGCTATACCCAGAATGATACGAAATCCAAGCGATCGCTCGATCGGGTCGTTGCGAAGGCAAACAAGCGGCGAAGCCCTAACCATTTGAATGACCAAAGGTAATAAACGGCACATCCATCGGCTCGGTCTGGGAAAAGAAGTTGATTGAATCAATGTTAATACTTTCTTTAACATGTCCCTCCTTCTCAAATTCGAACTGGCTATAAGACTCATCTTTATTTAGTTTGGACACTTTTTAGCGGTCAAATCTTAAGGTAAATTTCCCGTTTGGATCCGTCAGAGTTTTCGCTCCAATCGTTCGTAAAGACACCCTTGCATTAGGCAGCCGGTTATCACTGGTGTCCATCACTCGCCCCGTAAGTAGGCATTGACTCTTAGCGGTACGAACCGTTTCTGCCGAGCGTTCACCAATTGAGCCAAACAGCGCCATTCCGTCGAATTCCATCGAGATACCCGGGCTTGGCGTCAGCGGATAATAGCGGAAGGTTATGCAGTCGATCCCCTGATAGGTAGCAGCGCTCAAATCTACCGATACCTTCCGTGGTGCGTCGCGCGTACCGGTTTCATTGATTACGGTAGAAACGGGCGTGTCGCCGAAGTTTATTGCGCCGCCGTTGACGGAGGCAAATAGAACGTAGCCGCGTGTACTGCTCGACCCGCCACGCGCCGATGCAAAGGTCAGCTCGCGGCAATTCAGTGCGAAACCCGTTAGTGCCTCAATCGTAAATTCAAGATAGCCCCGAGAAAACTCCGTCGCATTGTCGAGCGAATTTCCGTTATTGGCCTCTAAGCTGAACCCCGCCCATTCTGAATTAGCCAGTCTGTCGAGCGTGCTTCCCGCCTTTAATGCGGCACCGTCTGCCGGCCCAATTACGCGCTTATCGCTGAGCACCGATACAATCGAAGGGGTAAAGGTTTTCTTGCCCGCTGCCATTCCGTCCGCCGTGGTCAACTTGAAAAGCGCGCCGTCGAGCGATACCGGCTTGCGAGGAATCGAAAGAACGGGAGGGGCTGGTACTCCCACTGCAGCGCGCAAACGCTTTAGATTTTCATCTGCCTTGTATTGTTTATATAACGAAGCAACTGAAGGGTATTGCTCTGGCAACTGATCATAGGTCGCCCATGCTGCGTCGTAGGCCTTAAGCCATTTCTTGATTCCATCGCGATCTCCTTTGGCCTCTGCGTCCGCCATATAGATTTTGCTCCGGTAGATTTCATAAAGATGCAGTCCGTAATAGGCTGAAGCGATTGCGTGCTCGCGCGTGGCTTCATCGGCCCATTGGATCGATTCCGCCAGCGAGACGATTTCCTGCCATTGAGCAATGGCCTCATCCTTTTGTTGCAGGCTCCGTTGCTGTTTCGCGGCATCGCTGATGACTCCCGGCCAGCCGATCCCCTGATCGCGCGTCCAAATCACCCGCATCCCACCGGGTTCCGAGTAGCGGCCTTTCAACACGCTATTGGCGGACAGCAGGCATAGGCGACGGAATTTGGCGACATCCCCATCTTTTAATTTGAGTCGTTCCGTCGCATAGCGGTTGAAAACGGATTCTTCGCTTTTGGAAGGATCCAACGCCCACTGTGCCGTGACCCACGCATTCAGATCGCACCACATTTCGTTTTTAATGTAGGGACCGCGCCAGCCGCCACCACGCGACCAAGTCCAGATGCCGGCAAAGAGCTCTGGAGTCTTTTCGTAGAACGAACGCAAGCTGTTGATTTTATCCTTGGGCATATCGGCGTGCTCTTCGAAGCCTTCGATGACGCCGTTGGCTATATAGTTCGGATAGGCCCCCTTCCCTTCGTATTCACGGGCGCACTGCACCTCGATGATCTGCCGATGCCGTCCCATACCAATGCAACGGCTGAACGGATGGGTGCGGAAGAAATCGCCTTCGCAATGCTTGATGCTGATGACCAAATTCGGGTGCGGCTCTACCGCATCACTGACAGCCATATAGCGCGACTCATTGTTGTCGAATGCCCGCCACGTGCGAAAAATCAGCTGCTTGTCGCGTTTCACACAAATTTCTTCCCGCAAAATCTGCAGCAATGGAATGATCGTCTTCTGCGGATCGGTTTTGTTTTCAATGTGTCCCTGATGGAACGGTGCATCCTCAAGGTAGGTTTCGCCGATGCGCACAACGAGCCCATCGAAATCGGGGAACTGGTTGAACATCTCATTAATCTGAGCACGAAGTAATTTTTCGACCTGCGGGTGATTCGGGTCGCCGAACGTTTTCTCGATTCCGTATTTCGCGATCAACCGTTTAGGGAACAGGATCAAATCAGACATCGCGTAGGTTTTAATATCCTGCGCCTTACAGGCCGCATGCATCTGTCTAATTTGTTCGGCTTTGGCATCCACCCATTTTCGTTCCTCCGAACCTTTCGGCAAGATGTCCGAATCGACTGATTCCCAGTTAATTGCCAGCGCGGGCGACTCAAACAGAAAATAGACCTTCCCGTTGTATCCCATCTCTTTAATGACCGCGGGATCATTATAGGCGCTATCGTAAGTGGTCTCACCAGGGTTGTGGTGCACCATATCCAAAATCAATCGATCTCCAGCAAAAACCACGGCACACCACAATAAGCCGAACCCGACCACGAAACTCTTCATCTTTATCCAATTCATATTTTTCTCTTTTCTATATATCTACTTTTAAACGAAAAAATTCAGCTTGATTACTCACAACTCCCGAGAGGGGAAGCACGGCCACGCCGTTGGTTTCGAGCACTATCGTATCTAATACTGACCAGGAAACTAGATTGGTAGAATGCTGGAGGTTGTAGCTAATGCCTCGTTTCGCGGACCACTGAATGGAGACCGCATTGGAGATCGAGAGCGACAGCCCGTCTTCAGGATCCACGGGACTGGTGCCGATCTGAAATTCATTGCGATCGGTAATGCCGTCCCCGTCATAGTCATCATCGGGCGCGTTGCCCAAGCCGGCAGACCCCGGTGGTGTAAAGCTCTGTTCCCAGTGGTCAGGAAGCTGGTCGCCATCGGCATCCAGCGTCGCTATTGTCAAGAGCGCCTGCCCAAGATCCTCTCCGATCTGAACCAGCGCGGACGAGAGAAAATGAATTTGGCCATCCGCGAAACCGACGGCTCCCAGATAATTGGCTCCCTCGGTTTCGGTTGCAACCACGAGCGGGTCGGCCGCCGCCACTGCAGCCTGCGCGGCCCTAACGATCTGCCAATCGTCATAATAGGCGTCGTTCTCTTCGATTTGATTCATGGAAAGCCTGGAAAGGACAAAGGGCATATTCGTGGCAAAAGTGGCGCGCACATCGGCGATAAAGGTGGTCAACTTCGCTTCGTAACCGGAAGCAAAGTAGCGGTCGGATTCGCCCTGCACCCACCCCATGCCGATGATCTCGACTTCGTGATAGGGATACTTGGTCTGAATGGCCGCGATCCCGGCATGCACGGTGGTTTGAAATGCTTGGTAGACTGGCCCGTCGGCCGAACGATCGGCGGTGCCATCGCCATACCATTGATTCGCCAAAGCGGTGCCGCCCACTCCATATTTGATAACGATCACCTTGGAGTCGAGGATGTCGATCCCGTCGCGCACCGTGCGCGCCATACTCAGCTCGGGGCCGAAGCGGTTAACGGGCTCCGTCGTCAGGGCCGGATACTGCATCGTCCCGGGATTGTTCCAATCACTTCCTGTGCCGGATTGGAGCGGGAGCAGTTGATTGATCATGGCATCCAGACCGCACCCCGCATACATCTCCACGTCCGTTTGCGGCTGTGCCAACGGATGCGCTTCGTCCAGCAAATATTGGTGATACCCCCAGCCCACCGCGTTGGATTGTCCGCCAAAAAGAATGACATAGATCTTCTTGTTCGAGGGCTGAGCAACAACCGGTGGTGGTTCGACCGGAATCGACGTGATTTGAAAGGCCTCAATGCCTGAAAGTGTTCCGTTCGCTCGAGTATCTGCATAGATACCGACGAAGTCAGCCGAGTTGGCGGTAGTCGGACTACGCGTCCCAACAACCGTGCGCGTCGCGCCCACATAAAAGCCGAGCTCGAAAAGGTTATCAGCAGTCCGGGCAACGAAGAGCGTATCGGCCCCTGCGGCATCCTTGGACGGATCGGGACCATACTGAGTGGTTCCATCAAAACCGTGCATATAAGCAACCGTACCACCAGCCTTGCCATAGATATTCACATAGTCTTGACGCACATTAAACGTCGGGGCCGTGCCCCCCACATAAAGGCCGAATGAATCATTATTATTTGCGCCTGAGAGCGGCCACGACAGCGAAATCTGAGCCTCCTGACCGACCGCCAGAGTTGCCCCGGATCGGATATAGGCATGTTGCTCGATGGCATCGTAATCAGTGGTAATGAGCTCCAGGCTTCCATCGGTTGCGTTCGTTTGCCAAGTGGATGTATTTTGGGTGCCGGTATTACCGTTGTCCAGGATGACCGTATGGGTCCATTCGTCCAATCCGCCAAATCCGTCCTCCCCTTCGGTGTATCTAAAGAAGTCGAACATGATATTCGACCCAGATGCACTCGGATTCTTCGTCCCGGTTGCTTCGAGCTTGATGGTATGTGCTCCGTTGGTCAGCGCGAACTCATAGATAATGACTTGCCCCACTTTTGCCGATGCATAGGTATCGACATCGTTCGCGACGAGCACGCCGTCGAGATACACATCGCACAGGCCGCCACTGGCTCCTTTACGAACGCCGACCTGAATCGAGTCGCCGTTAAAGGTATATTCAACCGATTCCCCCGCCGCATCGGCATAATGCATCGAGCCGTTGTAATCTTCTGAAAAATCGCTAACCAGC
The nucleotide sequence above comes from Coraliomargarita algicola. Encoded proteins:
- a CDS encoding sulfatase-like hydrolase/transferase, with amino-acid sequence MKNLIVGCYLLSCAAAFGSDALTRPNILVLIADDHRKDLIGKYHDIVVTPALDDLCDTGVFFNNAYATTPICAASRASIFTGLTERTHGYTFGESAVPAQFTATAYPKMLKENGYRTGFVGKFGCELSETSSERFDYYEDFWRTINKTYNGEAIPQTYYKAQKARDFIEDAHTNHAGTPWCMSVSFWDPHAFDHDLENQYYYPPEFETLYDDVTIPDARISDDATFNALPDFIKTSMCRTRWGWRYETPEKYQRMVKRHYRSITGVDKGVQMIRDKLTELGIADNTVIIYMGDNGYMINERQLAGKWLGWDECLQVPLIIYDPRDGGLRGAELDQVALNIDLAPTILELAGIDIPDMYQGKSLYPLLSGENPPWRNEFFFEHYFTANGQIPRSEGVRTDQWKYVKYPLDNFEQLYDLQADPGEVTNLAGNAAYADELALMQTASSAYVDLYSNWPPEEPELDSGYVDNTDAALAYYGTWTLVSDFSEDYNGSMHYADAAGESVEYTFNGDSIQVGVRKGASGGLCDVYLDGVLVANDVDTYASAKVGQVIIYEFALTNGAHTIKLEATGTKNPSASGSNIMFDFFRYTEGEDGFGGLDEWTHTVILDNGNTGTQNTSTWQTNATDGSLELITTDYDAIEQHAYIRSGATLAVGQEAQISLSWPLSGANNNDSFGLYVGGTAPTFNVRQDYVNIYGKAGGTVAYMHGFDGTTQYGPDPSKDAAGADTLFVARTADNLFELGFYVGATRTVVGTRSPTTANSADFVGIYADTRANGTLSGIEAFQITSIPVEPPPVVAQPSNKKIYVILFGGQSNAVGWGYHQYLLDEAHPLAQPQTDVEMYAGCGLDAMINQLLPLQSGTGSDWNNPGTMQYPALTTEPVNRFGPELSMARTVRDGIDILDSKVIVIKYGVGGTALANQWYGDGTADRSADGPVYQAFQTTVHAGIAAIQTKYPYHEVEIIGMGWVQGESDRYFASGYEAKLTTFIADVRATFATNMPFVLSRLSMNQIEENDAYYDDWQIVRAAQAAVAAADPLVVATETEGANYLGAVGFADGQIHFLSSALVQIGEDLGQALLTIATLDADGDQLPDHWEQSFTPPGSAGLGNAPDDDYDGDGITDRNEFQIGTSPVDPEDGLSLSISNAVSIQWSAKRGISYNLQHSTNLVSWSVLDTIVLETNGVAVLPLSGVVSNQAEFFRLKVDI